In Streptomyces sp. NBC_01717, one DNA window encodes the following:
- a CDS encoding inorganic diphosphatase — MEFDVTIEIPKGSRNKYEVDHETGRIRLDRRLFTSTSYPADYGFVENTLGEDGDPLDALVILDEPTFPGCLIKCRAIGMFRMTDEAGGDDKLLCVPASDPRVEHLRDIHHVSEFDRLEIQHFFEVYKDLEPGKSVEGADWVGRAEAEAEIEASYKRLEAQGGAH; from the coding sequence GTGGAGTTCGACGTCACCATCGAGATCCCGAAGGGTTCGCGGAACAAGTACGAGGTGGACCACGAGACCGGTCGGATCCGCCTGGACCGTCGACTCTTCACCTCGACCAGCTACCCGGCGGACTACGGCTTCGTCGAGAACACCCTCGGCGAGGACGGTGACCCGCTGGACGCGCTGGTCATCCTGGACGAGCCGACCTTCCCCGGCTGCCTCATCAAGTGCCGCGCCATCGGCATGTTCCGCATGACGGACGAGGCCGGCGGCGACGACAAGCTGCTGTGCGTCCCGGCCTCCGACCCCCGGGTGGAGCACCTGCGCGACATCCACCACGTGTCGGAGTTCGACCGCCTGGAGATCCAGCACTTCTTCGAGGTCTACAAGGACCTGGAGCCCGGCAAGTCCGTCGAGGGCGCCGACTGGGTCGGCCGCGCCGAGGCGGAGGCCGAGATCGAGGCCTCCTACAAGCGCCTCGAGGCGCAGGGCGGCGCGCACTGA
- the dacB gene encoding D-alanyl-D-alanine carboxypeptidase/D-alanyl-D-alanine endopeptidase produces the protein MAEPVKRPSINPLKAFRGPTGAARPNRLHGLSNWQFTAGSAVLGLALAAGAVLAAGPWDSGQRKAEQEWAAARSRTGGAHHEATAPSGPAPAPSAPAVLTGLNTGVDKSAPDAPDTPDGATADLRDTLTPLLNASALGTVRTAVVIDTGTGKRLYGKGADTAMTPASTVKIATTVAALSALGPGHRIATTVQASPDSRSLTLVGGGDPTLDKAALRELAADTVHALRDRGIDTVRLAYDTSRYSGPALHPIGPNENIAPVSALMVDEGRLDGTDSGPAPRSGDPAGDAARAFAGLLNDADIGTGSGPVSGRPAAKSRPVAEHLSAPLSALVERALTNSDNDIAEALARQTALAAGEPADFDGARRAVTAQLKKLHLPLNGAKFADGSGLNRQDKVTAGLLAGLLARAADPDHPELRPVLTGLPVAGFSGTLSKRYTETSRGTGLIRAKTGTLTGVNTLAGTVVDGQGRLLAFAFLASGTTSPSEAQSSLDALAASLAARTR, from the coding sequence GTGGCCGAGCCGGTGAAAAGACCGTCGATCAATCCGTTGAAAGCGTTCCGCGGGCCGACCGGAGCGGCCCGCCCGAACAGGTTGCACGGACTGAGTAACTGGCAGTTCACGGCAGGCTCCGCCGTCCTCGGCCTGGCGCTCGCAGCCGGCGCCGTCCTCGCCGCCGGCCCCTGGGACTCGGGTCAGCGTAAGGCCGAGCAGGAGTGGGCGGCCGCCAGGAGCCGTACAGGTGGTGCACATCACGAGGCCACCGCACCGTCCGGACCGGCCCCGGCCCCCAGTGCCCCGGCGGTCCTCACGGGTCTGAACACCGGGGTCGACAAGTCCGCCCCGGACGCCCCGGACACCCCGGACGGAGCAACGGCCGACCTCCGGGACACCCTCACCCCGTTGCTGAACGCCTCCGCGCTCGGCACGGTCCGTACCGCCGTCGTCATCGACACCGGCACCGGCAAGCGGCTGTACGGGAAGGGCGCCGACACAGCCATGACGCCCGCCTCCACCGTCAAGATCGCCACCACCGTCGCCGCGCTCTCCGCCCTCGGCCCCGGACACCGCATCGCCACGACGGTCCAGGCGTCACCGGACTCCCGCAGCCTCACCCTCGTGGGCGGCGGAGACCCCACGCTCGACAAGGCCGCGCTGCGCGAGCTGGCCGCCGACACCGTGCACGCGCTGCGCGACCGCGGCATCGACACCGTCCGGCTCGCGTACGACACGTCCCGGTACTCCGGACCCGCGCTGCACCCGATCGGCCCCAACGAGAACATCGCCCCGGTCAGCGCCCTGATGGTGGACGAGGGGCGGCTGGACGGTACGGACAGCGGGCCCGCCCCGCGCAGTGGCGACCCGGCCGGTGACGCCGCCCGCGCCTTCGCCGGACTGCTGAACGACGCGGACATCGGCACCGGCTCCGGCCCGGTGTCCGGCCGCCCGGCCGCAAAATCCCGGCCCGTCGCCGAGCACCTCTCCGCCCCGCTGTCCGCCCTCGTCGAACGTGCCCTGACCAACAGCGACAACGACATCGCCGAGGCGCTGGCCCGGCAGACCGCCCTGGCCGCAGGTGAACCCGCCGACTTCGACGGCGCCCGACGGGCCGTCACCGCGCAGCTGAAGAAGCTGCATCTGCCGCTGAACGGCGCAAAGTTCGCCGACGGCAGCGGACTGAACCGGCAGGACAAGGTCACCGCCGGGCTGCTCGCCGGGCTGCTGGCCCGCGCCGCCGACCCGGACCACCCCGAACTGCGCCCCGTCCTCACCGGCCTCCCGGTGGCAGGCTTCAGCGGCACCCTCAGCAAGCGGTACACCGAGACATCACGCGGCACCGGCCTGATCCGCGCCAAGACCGGCACC